The Bombus vancouverensis nearcticus chromosome 9, iyBomVanc1_principal, whole genome shotgun sequence genome includes a window with the following:
- the Tctp gene encoding translationally controlled tumor protein: MKIYKDIFTGDEMFSDTYKIKLIDNVVYEVYGKVVTRKSGDIDIAGFNPSAEEADEGTEETVESGVDVVMNHRLQETFAFTDKKSYTLYLKDYMKKLVAKLEEEAPDQVEVFKTNTNKVMKDILSRFKDLQFFTGESMDIDGIVALMEYREIDGESVPVLMLFKHGLEEQKF, translated from the exons ATGAAGATTTACAAGGATATTTTTACTG gCGATGAAATGTTTTCTGACACCTACAAAATAAAGTTGATTGATAATGTTGTATATGAAGTATATGGCAAG GTAGTCACTCGTAAATCAGGTGACATTGATATTGCTGGATTCAACCCATCTGCTGAAGAAGCTGATGAAGGAACGGAAGAAACGGTGGAATCCGGTGTAGATGTAGTTATGAATCATCGGCTGCAAGAAACTTTTGCATTTACAGACAAAAAATCCTATACCTTGTACTTGAAGGATTATATGAAGAA ATTGGTAGCAAAATTGGAAGAGGAAGCTCCTGATCAAGTGGAAGTTTTCAAAACAAACACAAATAAAGTAATGAAAGACATATTAAGTCGTTTCAAAGACCTACAATTTTTCACTGGCGAATCTATGGATATTGATGGTATTGTAGCATTAATGGAATATCGCGAGATCGACGGTGAATCTGTGCCTGTACTCATGTTATTCAAGC
- the La gene encoding la autoantigen-like yields MENGQGEAIPQTETQTEIKTKVVDETKINDANVEVKDEKPVSEELSPKVKSEEPSSELLERIKNQVEFYFGDVNMQRDKFLIEQTKLDEGWVPMTIMLNFKLLASMSQDINVILEAIKSSELMEISEDRKKIRRSPKHPLPIYNEEYRKAQEAKTVYVKGFPLQDTTIEKLKTFFSAYEPVDNIVMRKYMDKEKKLQFKGSIFVQFKTLEDAKAFMVRESVKYGDTELIKMWSSDYYQSKTQEREGRRQKRSEVKAKKSESVDMEFETTEYNDKEKEGDKVNLFPKGCVIYFTNVPDECIREDIKECLGELGANVAFVDFNKGDAAGYARLQGENDAKTVIDKMHESKISIRGKDVTCSVLESEEEEKYFMKVRQQMANSRQRNFKGKRGKKGRNTRVASKRRMSESSDVVPAKRGNNSVE; encoded by the exons ATGGAGAACGGGCAAGGAGAGGCAATTCCTCAAACAGAGACTCAAACAGAAATTAAAACAAAGGTTGTAGACGAGACTAAAATAAATGATGCCAATGTCGAGGTTAAAGACGAGAAGCCGGTTTCTGAGGAACTTTCCCCAAAAGTAAAATCTGAGGAACCATCTAGCGAACTGttagaaagaataaaaaatcaaGTCGag TTTTACTTTGGAGATGTGAATATGCAAAGAGATAAATTTCTCATTGAGCAAACAAAATTGGACGAAGGCTGGGTTCCTATGACTATTatgttaaatttcaaattgttgGCCTCTATGAGTCAAGATATCAATGTTATATTAGAAGCCATAAAATCAAGTGAACTTATGGAAATATCTGAAGATAGAAAAAAGATTCGTCGTTCTCCAAAGCATCCTTTGCCAATATATAACGAAGAATATAGGAAGGCACAGGAGGCCAAGACAGTTTACGTAAAAGGATTTCCTTTACAGGACACCACTATTGAGAAGCTTAAAACGTTTTTCAGTGCTTATGAACCAGTTGATAATATCGTT ATGAGGAAGTATATGGATAAAGAAAAGAAGCTTCAATTTAAAGGTTCCATTTTCGTGCAGTTCAAAACTCTAGAGGATGCAAAAGCCTTTATGGTTAGGGAATCTGTAAAATATGGAGACACTGAATTAATTAAGATGTGGTC ATCTGACTATTATCAATCTAAAACACAGGAAAGGGAAGGTAGGAGACAAAAAAGATCAGAAGTAAAAGCAAAGAAAAGTGAATCTGTTGATATGGAATTT GAGACAACAGAATATAAtgataaagagaaagaaggcGACAAGGTAAATCTATTTCCAAAGGGTTGTGTGATTTATTTTACTAATGTACCTGATGAATGTATAAGAGAAGATATTAAGGAATGTCTAGGTGAATTAGGTGCGAATGTTGCATTTGTTGACTTTAATAAAGGTGATGCAGCGGGATATGCTCGATTGCAGGGAGAAAATGACGCAAAAACAGTAATTGACAAAATGCATGAAAGTAAA aTATCTATACGCGGTAAAGATGTAACCTGTTCTGTCCTTGAGagtgaagaagaagaaaaatattttatgaaagtgAGACAACAAATGGCAAATTCTAGGCAAAGGAATTTTAAAGGAAAGAGAGGCAAAAAAG GCCGTAACACACGAGTAGCAAGTAAAAGACGAATGAGTGAGAGCAGTGATGTGGTTCCTGCTAAAAGAGGGAATAATTCAGTTGAATAa